One region of Erwinia tracheiphila genomic DNA includes:
- a CDS encoding IS91 family transposase, whose translation MYIPRPAKLLFTTDDAWNRYMDKHGDTLSPWTVLCVERMLACGTAAMGVKRYCCASPDCTHTRFFCQTCKSKGCSSCGHKATEQWITEQQQILPDCDWQHITFTMPHLLWPFFNNNWPLLNALFRAATRAMLRWARKQGVEVGIFCALHTYGRQLNQHPHIHLSVTRGGLDIKHGVWRDLFFKKHAVEEIWRGAVIRLLRHSYDLINPGRLPGLGHIHDKKQWLRYLQAQYGRRWKVHFAKKTRGAWRSVKYLGRYLKRPPVSAAKLRHYSGGAVVHHYYDHRTQQYRQQTLTQEDMIGRYISHIPAKHFKMVRYYGFLSNRKRGSLLPKVYEALEMEARKKPEKPGFAALMKEFLRTDPYKCILCGNRLRFSSAQAGRHASELVAERLHNIDRKRWLLAQTAG comes from the coding sequence ATGTATATCCCGCGCCCGGCAAAACTGCTGTTCACCACTGATGACGCCTGGAACCGGTATATGGATAAACACGGGGACACCCTCAGCCCCTGGACCGTACTCTGCGTCGAGCGCATGCTCGCCTGCGGCACTGCTGCCATGGGGGTGAAGCGATACTGCTGCGCCTCCCCGGACTGCACCCACACCCGCTTCTTCTGCCAGACCTGTAAATCAAAAGGCTGCAGCTCCTGCGGACATAAGGCCACGGAGCAGTGGATTACAGAGCAACAGCAAATTCTGCCCGACTGCGACTGGCAGCATATCACCTTCACCATGCCCCATCTGCTGTGGCCCTTTTTCAACAATAACTGGCCTCTGCTCAATGCCCTGTTCCGCGCAGCCACCCGCGCCATGCTCCGCTGGGCCAGAAAACAGGGTGTGGAAGTCGGTATCTTCTGCGCCCTGCACACCTACGGTCGCCAGCTCAACCAGCATCCCCACATTCATCTCTCCGTCACCCGCGGCGGGCTTGATATTAAACACGGCGTATGGCGCGACCTCTTCTTTAAAAAGCATGCCGTGGAGGAAATCTGGCGCGGAGCCGTCATCCGGCTGCTGCGCCACAGCTATGACCTGATTAACCCCGGCAGGCTGCCGGGGCTGGGGCATATCCACGACAAAAAACAGTGGCTGCGCTATCTGCAGGCGCAGTACGGGCGCCGCTGGAAGGTCCACTTCGCGAAGAAGACCCGGGGGGCCTGGCGGAGCGTCAAATATCTGGGCCGGTACCTGAAACGGCCCCCCGTGTCGGCGGCGAAGCTGAGGCACTACAGCGGCGGCGCGGTGGTGCACCACTATTACGACCACCGTACGCAGCAGTACCGGCAGCAGACGCTGACGCAGGAAGATATGATCGGACGTTATATCAGCCATATCCCGGCGAAGCATTTTAAGATGGTGCGTTATTACGGTTTTTTATCAAACCGTAAACGGGGTAGCCTGCTGCCGAAGGTGTATGAAGCCCTGGAGATGGAAGCGCGGAAAAAACCGGAGAAGCCCGGCTTCGCCGCGCTGATGAAAGAATTTCTGCGCACGGATCCGTACAAATGCATTCTGTGCGGCAACCGACTGCGCTTCAGCAGTGCGCAGGCCGGGAGGCACGCGTCGGAGTTGGTGGCAGAAAGACTGCATAACATCGACCGGAAACGATGGCTTCTGGCACAGACTGCGGGATAA